A genomic stretch from Dissulfurispira thermophila includes:
- a CDS encoding cupin domain-containing protein, protein MEVIDLKKLIKFYPNKISREMLSDKPEMRIALMCLEAGQMLEPHKAPLRLMMYCVEGKGTFIVGDEEIVADEKTAILCDPLIPHGFRADKGERLVVMAVVTPVE, encoded by the coding sequence ATGGAGGTAATTGATCTTAAAAAACTTATAAAATTTTACCCTAACAAGATCTCAAGAGAAATGCTCTCTGACAAGCCAGAGATGCGCATTGCATTGATGTGCCTTGAAGCAGGGCAGATGTTAGAGCCTCACAAGGCACCTTTAAGGCTCATGATGTACTGCGTTGAAGGAAAAGGGACATTTATAGTTGGAGATGAAGAAATTGTTGCAGATGAAAAAACAGCTATATTATGCGACCCTTTGATTCCTCATGGTTTCAGGGCTGATAAAGGAGAAAGACTCGTTGTAATGGCAGTTGTAACACCAGTAGAGTGA
- a CDS encoding CBS domain-containing protein, with translation MDNTQKGLEISDEDIRAALREIKTYVDITEDDLKKIYSIALRHAKERLASKISVSDVMTKNVVTISKNADIHEASRLLSENGISGLPVVDDDNHVIGIITEADLLLMVGMRQGYTFKDIIRHLLGEPLSGRKNGNKVEDVMTSPAMTTKADADIREVARILDERRIKRLPVVDSENRLIGIISRADIVRAIGAR, from the coding sequence ATGGACAACACACAAAAAGGGCTTGAGATTTCAGATGAAGACATCAGGGCTGCTCTCAGAGAAATAAAGACTTATGTGGATATTACTGAAGATGACCTGAAGAAGATTTATTCCATCGCCTTGAGGCATGCAAAGGAAAGGCTTGCTTCTAAAATCTCTGTCAGTGATGTAATGACAAAAAATGTGGTTACTATCAGTAAGAATGCAGACATTCATGAAGCCTCAAGATTACTTTCAGAAAATGGGATTAGTGGCTTGCCTGTTGTGGATGACGACAATCATGTTATTGGCATTATTACAGAGGCTGATTTGCTTTTAATGGTGGGTATGAGGCAAGGCTATACATTTAAGGACATTATTAGACATTTACTCGGAGAGCCTTTGTCAGGGCGCAAGAATGGGAATAAGGTGGAGGATGTAATGACATCTCCTGCGATGACAACGAAGGCTGATGCAGACATAAGAGAAGTGGCAAGGATTCTTGATGAAAGAAGAATAAAAAGGCTTCCGGTTGTTGACAGTGAAAATAGACTCATAGGGATAATTTCGAGGGCTGACATAGTAAGGGCAATAGGGGCAAGATGA
- a CDS encoding HPP family protein, translating into MNVIEYFSKMKGGAKSPPRVALSEIFWSWLGAVIGIGICGYLSSRYFEPKDLTLIIGSFGASAVLVYAAIKSPLAQPRNLIGGHIISGIVGVACYQLFGDVVWMAAALGVACAIAAMLATKTVHPPGGATALIAVIGGKKIHDLGFLYAFIPAGLGALILLIVALLVNNLSKDRRYPEYWL; encoded by the coding sequence ATGAATGTAATTGAATATTTTTCAAAGATGAAGGGTGGGGCAAAGAGTCCTCCCAGGGTAGCACTGTCAGAGATATTCTGGTCATGGCTTGGTGCTGTGATAGGTATTGGTATTTGCGGTTATCTCTCTTCAAGATATTTTGAGCCAAAAGACCTGACCTTGATAATTGGTTCATTTGGTGCATCAGCAGTGCTTGTCTATGCTGCAATAAAGAGCCCTCTTGCCCAGCCAAGAAATTTAATTGGAGGTCATATAATATCAGGCATTGTTGGTGTTGCATGTTATCAATTGTTTGGTGATGTTGTCTGGATGGCTGCTGCACTTGGTGTGGCATGTGCTATTGCAGCTATGCTCGCCACAAAGACAGTTCACCCACCTGGAGGTGCAACTGCTTTAATCGCTGTCATAGGGGGTAAAAAGATACATGACCTCGGTTTTCTCTATGCCTTTATCCCTGCTGGCTTGGGAGCACTTATTTTATTAATCGTTGCCCTTTTAGTGAATAACCTCTCTAAAGATAGAAGGTATCCAGAATACTGGCTTTAA
- the glnE gene encoding bifunctional [glutamate--ammonia ligase]-adenylyl-L-tyrosine phosphorylase/[glutamate--ammonia-ligase] adenylyltransferase, whose translation MHLTQDSGLPDPERSQKNIQAFLSEHPEYAERLNAFATEVSTLFSYSQFLANYCIKNPQELFYAVDNLDMPFDTEHLIAELKGLLASCNSMNDGMKIIRDFRKNKFLVITLKDILRQAELQEIMLDMSNLADAILCVSLEFVESFLIERYGRPENNSIAVIALGKLGAQELNYSSDVDIIFVYKEDGQTSGISTIQGMTINKISAFEYYTKLVEQYTRFLSANTEDGFAYRVDLRLRPQGQRGSLVLPLKGYEEYYESWGQTWERAALLRARPSAGDMQLGQAFLKAIKPFVYRKYLDFEAIEEIRAMKSQVEQIKAETSRGGSPKSPDFLGYSRDIKRGYGGIREIEFFIQIFQLIYGGKEPVLRERGTFKALHKLLSKGFIGYEDYGQLSDNYIFLRTLEHRLQQLNDIQTHTLPSIDAELDILARKMGFSDRLTFLSELNKRRHRVRAIYDSLLESRKSPPQCQTYGPLSSIFWDMETPIENLLTEELSNTKITDIKKAIHYLTKIRNNIYSFQTIRGRRLLEDVLPKFVDEALKGMNPESALLQLVDFSNILSSKESYLEVIAQRPQIISVLNFIFSQSEYLSKILTGSPEYIESIVEGEIRKKSSWELKNELNILMERHGKSAAIRLLRKFEEIKLGLLFLDKKISVIELMKTLSKTADVILSTLLQKLKTTPSLNIIAFGKLGGREIIFNSDLDLIFITHDEPLEADIKTAEQLLRICMSYTKDAIAYKIDTRLRPNGSKGPLVSSLSGLREYYLKHAQVWELQALLKARPICNFRFQVSNLRFMELKREILIERSSEITISDIKKMREKIQKELSKETPNTYDIKLGIGGIEELEFIVQYLQLKNCKKSPQILVQGTLDAINRLSKMNILKDSDSMMLKETYIFYRTIETMLRLRNETILKKDAHSAVVQGIASFLNITEEEFINLLNAKKAWIRNFWDK comes from the coding sequence ATGCACTTGACCCAAGACTCTGGTCTTCCAGATCCTGAAAGGTCACAAAAAAACATACAGGCATTTCTATCAGAACATCCTGAATATGCTGAAAGACTCAATGCCTTTGCTACAGAGGTCTCTACCTTATTTTCATATAGCCAATTCCTTGCTAATTATTGCATAAAGAATCCACAAGAGCTATTTTATGCTGTTGATAATCTCGATATGCCCTTTGACACCGAACACTTAATTGCTGAATTAAAAGGATTGCTTGCCTCATGCAATTCTATGAATGATGGGATGAAGATAATCCGTGATTTCAGAAAAAACAAGTTTCTTGTTATCACACTGAAAGACATTCTTAGACAGGCTGAACTTCAGGAAATAATGCTTGATATGAGCAATCTTGCTGATGCAATTTTATGTGTATCATTAGAGTTTGTGGAATCATTCCTGATAGAGCGATATGGCAGACCTGAAAATAATTCCATTGCTGTCATTGCACTTGGGAAATTAGGAGCACAGGAACTTAATTATAGTTCTGATGTAGATATAATCTTTGTTTATAAAGAAGATGGACAAACAAGCGGTATATCAACAATACAGGGTATGACTATAAATAAAATCTCTGCCTTTGAATATTATACAAAGTTAGTTGAGCAATATACTCGATTTCTCTCTGCTAATACAGAAGATGGTTTTGCCTATAGGGTGGATTTGAGGTTAAGACCGCAAGGGCAGCGCGGTAGTCTGGTATTGCCGCTCAAAGGGTATGAAGAGTACTACGAGTCATGGGGGCAGACATGGGAAAGGGCTGCACTCCTAAGGGCAAGACCATCAGCAGGTGATATGCAATTAGGACAGGCATTCTTGAAGGCAATAAAGCCATTTGTCTATAGAAAATATCTTGATTTTGAAGCAATCGAAGAGATCAGGGCAATGAAGTCACAGGTAGAGCAGATAAAGGCAGAGACATCGAGAGGGGGGTCCCCAAAATCGCCAGATTTCTTGGGCTATAGCAGAGATATAAAGCGCGGCTACGGAGGCATACGAGAAATAGAATTTTTCATACAAATATTTCAATTAATCTATGGTGGTAAAGAACCAGTCTTAAGAGAGCGAGGCACATTCAAGGCTTTGCACAAACTTCTGTCAAAGGGATTTATAGGTTATGAAGATTATGGGCAACTCTCTGACAATTACATATTTTTAAGGACACTCGAGCACAGGCTTCAGCAATTAAATGATATTCAGACACATACCCTTCCATCCATTGATGCCGAATTAGATATACTTGCCCGTAAAATGGGATTTTCTGACAGGTTGACATTTTTATCAGAACTTAACAAGCGAAGGCATAGGGTAAGGGCAATATATGATTCACTTTTAGAATCCAGAAAGTCACCTCCACAATGCCAAACATATGGTCCATTGAGCAGCATCTTCTGGGATATGGAAACCCCCATAGAAAATCTGCTGACAGAAGAGCTTTCAAACACGAAGATAACTGACATAAAAAAGGCTATACATTATCTCACAAAGATAAGGAATAACATATACTCCTTCCAGACAATAAGAGGCAGAAGGCTACTTGAAGATGTCCTCCCTAAATTTGTTGATGAGGCTCTAAAGGGTATGAATCCTGAAAGCGCTCTACTTCAGTTAGTCGATTTTTCAAACATTCTATCCTCAAAGGAATCCTATCTGGAGGTGATAGCACAAAGACCACAAATAATTTCTGTGCTTAATTTTATCTTCTCGCAAAGTGAATATCTGTCAAAGATACTTACAGGCAGTCCTGAATATATCGAGTCCATTGTTGAGGGTGAGATAAGAAAAAAATCATCATGGGAATTAAAGAATGAATTAAATATCCTGATGGAAAGACACGGCAAATCAGCAGCCATAAGATTGCTAAGAAAATTTGAGGAGATAAAACTCGGACTTCTTTTTCTGGACAAGAAGATAAGTGTCATAGAACTTATGAAGACCCTTAGCAAGACAGCAGATGTAATATTATCAACACTTTTGCAAAAGTTAAAAACAACCCCTTCTTTGAATATTATTGCATTCGGAAAATTAGGAGGCAGGGAGATTATCTTCAACTCTGACCTTGACCTGATATTTATAACACATGATGAGCCTTTAGAAGCAGATATAAAGACAGCAGAACAATTACTAAGAATCTGCATGTCATATACAAAAGATGCAATAGCATACAAGATAGATACCCGCCTAAGACCCAATGGCAGCAAGGGTCCGCTCGTAAGCTCTTTGAGCGGACTCAGGGAGTATTACCTCAAGCATGCACAGGTCTGGGAACTGCAGGCACTGTTAAAAGCAAGGCCCATTTGTAATTTCAGATTTCAGGTCTCAAATCTCAGATTTATGGAACTAAAGAGAGAGATTTTAATAGAAAGGAGCAGTGAAATAACAATAAGCGACATAAAAAAGATGAGGGAAAAGATACAGAAAGAGTTGTCAAAAGAGACCCCTAACACTTATGACATAAAACTTGGAATCGGCGGCATCGAGGAGTTGGAGTTTATAGTTCAGTATCTTCAACTAAAAAATTGCAAGAAAAGCCCACAGATACTTGTTCAAGGGACCCTTGATGCAATCAATCGCCTTAGTAAAATGAACATTTTAAAAGACAGTGACTCAATGATGTTGAAAGAGACTTATATATTTTATAGAACCATCGAGACCATGCTCAGATTAAGAAATGAAACCATTCTAAAAAAAGATGCCCACAGTGCTGTTGTGCAAGGTATTGCAAGTTTTTTGAATATTACAGAAGAAGAATTTATAAACCTTCTAAATGCAAAAAAGGCATGGATCAGGAATTTTTGGGACAAATGA
- the opp4C gene encoding oligopeptide ABC transporter permease produces the protein MRLFWKRFKKNKLALSGGVVVAMLFIVAIFAPYISPFDPNEIDRRHVLASPSASHPLGTDDLGRDVLSRMIYGSRISLSVGFIAIGIATIIGMIVGSISGYYGGWTDRIMMRFIDIMLSIPTFFLVLAVIAFIGPGIYNIMIIIGLTSWMGVARLVRAEFLSLKEREFVLAAKALGASDMRIILRHILVNSLAPVFVSAILGVASAILVESALSFLGIGVQPPTPSWGNMLTAGKDNIEIAWWLSVFPGIAILITVLSYNLFGEGLRDALDPRLWSSRS, from the coding sequence ATGAGATTATTCTGGAAGAGATTCAAAAAGAACAAACTCGCGCTATCAGGCGGAGTTGTTGTAGCTATGCTTTTTATTGTTGCAATATTCGCTCCTTATATCTCGCCTTTTGATCCTAATGAGATTGATAGAAGACATGTACTTGCCTCACCAAGTGCAAGCCACCCACTTGGGACAGATGACCTTGGCAGGGATGTCTTGTCTCGCATGATTTATGGAAGCCGCATATCACTATCAGTAGGCTTCATTGCTATAGGCATAGCAACAATCATAGGTATGATAGTGGGGTCTATATCAGGATATTATGGAGGCTGGACAGACAGGATAATGATGCGATTTATAGATATAATGCTTTCTATACCAACATTCTTCCTTGTCCTTGCTGTTATCGCATTTATTGGGCCGGGCATCTATAACATCATGATTATCATAGGGCTTACATCATGGATGGGTGTAGCACGACTCGTGAGGGCAGAATTTCTATCATTAAAAGAGAGGGAATTTGTTTTAGCTGCAAAGGCACTCGGGGCAAGTGATATGAGGATAATCTTAAGGCATATACTTGTCAATAGTCTGGCTCCAGTATTTGTATCTGCTATTTTAGGCGTGGCAAGTGCAATACTAGTAGAATCAGCACTCAGTTTTTTAGGCATAGGCGTGCAGCCTCCGACGCCAAGTTGGGGCAATATGCTCACAGCAGGAAAAGACAATATAGAGATAGCATGGTGGCTATCAGTCTTTCCGGGCATTGCTATTCTTATCACTGTCCTTAGCTATAATCTCTTTGGGGAAGGATTAAGAGATGCACTTGACCCAAGACTCTGGTCTTCCAGATCCTGA
- a CDS encoding ABC transporter permease: protein MISYLIKRLLEMIPTFFGITLLSFFIIHLAPGKPTDVLTEMNPKITPEAREKLERYYGLDKPIIVQYGMWLKRIVKLDFGESFSGDRRPVIEKIWDKKKPLLERRLFITFMINTLSMFLIFIIAIPIGISSAVRQYSLYDKITTTSVFIGFAMPSFWLALLMMMLFGVHLNWLPISGLKSMNYDSLALSGKIKDIILHLLMPIFVSSFGGLAGLSRYMRSSMLEVLRQDYVKTARAKGLSEKQVIYRHAFRNALLPIITLLGLSVPGLIGGSVIFENIFGIPGMGQLFFMGVMTRDYPLIMGILTIGAALTLIGNIFADIGYMLADPRIRAK from the coding sequence ATGATAAGCTACCTCATAAAAAGACTGCTTGAGATGATACCAACTTTCTTTGGGATTACGCTGCTTTCATTTTTTATTATCCATCTTGCACCAGGAAAGCCAACAGATGTCCTCACAGAAATGAATCCAAAGATTACTCCCGAGGCAAGAGAAAAGCTCGAAAGATATTATGGGCTTGATAAACCTATAATAGTTCAATACGGCATGTGGCTTAAAAGGATTGTTAAATTAGATTTTGGTGAGTCATTCTCTGGTGACAGAAGGCCAGTTATAGAGAAGATATGGGATAAAAAAAAGCCGCTCCTTGAAAGAAGGCTGTTTATCACCTTTATGATTAATACGCTTTCTATGTTTTTGATATTTATTATTGCTATACCAATTGGCATATCATCTGCAGTGCGCCAATATTCTTTATATGATAAAATTACAACTACATCTGTATTCATAGGTTTTGCTATGCCTTCATTCTGGCTTGCTCTGTTAATGATGATGCTCTTTGGGGTGCATCTAAATTGGCTTCCAATATCAGGGCTTAAGTCTATGAATTATGATTCTCTTGCATTATCAGGAAAAATAAAAGATATAATACTGCATCTCTTGATGCCTATATTTGTCTCTTCATTTGGAGGGCTTGCAGGTCTCTCGAGATATATGCGCTCAAGCATGCTTGAGGTGTTAAGGCAGGATTATGTCAAAACAGCAAGGGCAAAGGGATTATCAGAAAAACAGGTTATATACAGACATGCCTTCAGAAATGCCCTTTTGCCTATTATCACACTACTTGGGCTTTCTGTGCCCGGACTTATTGGCGGAAGTGTTATATTTGAAAACATATTTGGCATACCCGGCATGGGACAGCTCTTTTTCATGGGAGTAATGACAAGGGATTATCCATTGATAATGGGCATTTTGACCATAGGAGCAGCCCTGACATTAATAGGAAATATATTTGCTGATATAGGATATATGCTCGCAGACCCAAGGATAAGGGCAAAATGA
- a CDS encoding peptide-binding protein produces MNISHILNHFFVFLFFIFAFIECPNLYATQPPDYAYGDAIVEGTIGEPSTLIPMLAGDSASHNVAGMIFNGIVKYNTDLKVIGDLAESWTISPDGMVITFRLRKGVRWADGVEFTAGDVLFGFKTIIDEKTPTPYKEDYLQVKKFEVLDKYTFRVTYKKPFAPALTSWGNLIVLPRHLLEGKDITKTDFGRNPIGTGPYKLKKWVSGQEVVLDSNKDYFQGRPYIDRYIYRVIPDTATMFLELQAGGIDIMGLTPIQYTKQTNTNFFKANFQKFRYPIFSYTYLGFNLKHPWFKDKRVRQAIAYAIDKNEIIDVVLFGLGSPATGPYVPNTWPYNPNVKKYEFNPEKARELLKEAGWKDTDGDGIVEKDGRPFKFTILTNMGNRQRINTATIIQYRLAKIGIKVDIRLLEWSTFINEFIDKRRFEAVLLGWSIGLDPDQYDIWHSSKTRPKEFNFVSYANPLVDELLEKGRRTFDIEQRKKAYYKIQEILADELPYIFLYVPDAIPIVHARIKGIKPSPIGISYNLHEWYVPKRLQRYSIEP; encoded by the coding sequence ATGAACATCTCACACATTTTAAATCATTTTTTTGTTTTTTTATTTTTTATTTTTGCATTTATTGAGTGCCCTAATCTTTACGCTACTCAACCTCCAGACTATGCATATGGTGATGCTATTGTAGAAGGCACAATAGGAGAACCAAGCACTCTGATCCCCATGCTTGCAGGCGATAGTGCCTCACATAATGTAGCAGGGATGATTTTCAATGGCATTGTAAAATATAACACTGATCTAAAAGTTATAGGAGACCTCGCAGAATCATGGACCATCTCACCTGATGGTATGGTTATTACATTTCGTCTGAGAAAAGGGGTCAGATGGGCTGATGGTGTAGAGTTTACAGCAGGTGATGTGTTGTTTGGATTTAAGACTATTATCGATGAAAAAACACCAACACCATATAAGGAAGATTATCTGCAGGTTAAAAAGTTTGAGGTATTGGACAAATATACCTTCAGGGTTACATACAAAAAACCCTTTGCACCAGCTCTTACATCGTGGGGAAATCTAATTGTCCTTCCAAGACATCTGCTCGAGGGCAAGGACATAACAAAGACAGATTTTGGCAGAAATCCAATTGGCACAGGACCTTACAAACTCAAGAAATGGGTCTCGGGTCAGGAAGTGGTGCTTGATTCAAACAAAGACTATTTTCAAGGAAGGCCATATATAGACAGATATATTTATAGGGTAATACCTGACACAGCAACAATGTTTCTGGAACTGCAGGCGGGTGGAATAGATATAATGGGATTGACTCCAATTCAATACACCAAGCAGACTAATACGAATTTCTTTAAAGCAAATTTCCAGAAATTCCGATACCCTATATTCAGCTATACTTATCTTGGTTTTAATCTCAAGCATCCATGGTTTAAAGATAAAAGGGTCAGACAGGCAATAGCATATGCCATAGATAAAAATGAGATTATTGATGTTGTGCTTTTTGGATTAGGTAGCCCCGCCACAGGCCCATATGTGCCAAACACATGGCCATATAATCCAAATGTCAAAAAATATGAGTTCAATCCTGAAAAGGCAAGGGAGCTTTTAAAAGAGGCAGGCTGGAAAGATACTGACGGGGACGGCATAGTTGAAAAAGATGGCAGACCTTTTAAGTTTACTATTCTCACTAATATGGGTAATCGCCAGAGGATTAATACAGCTACTATTATTCAATACAGGCTTGCCAAAATAGGCATTAAGGTGGATATAAGGCTACTTGAATGGAGCACATTTATAAATGAGTTTATTGACAAAAGACGGTTTGAGGCGGTTTTGTTAGGCTGGAGCATTGGGCTTGACCCTGACCAGTATGACATCTGGCACTCAAGTAAGACAAGACCAAAGGAGTTTAACTTTGTAAGCTATGCTAATCCATTAGTTGATGAATTGCTGGAAAAAGGACGAAGGACATTTGATATAGAGCAAAGGAAAAAGGCATATTACAAGATACAGGAGATACTTGCAGATGAACTGCCATATATATTTCTTTATGTGCCTGATGCCATCCCGATTGTGCATGCAAGGATAAAAGGCATAAAACCTTCTCCTATTGGTATAAGTTATAATCTGCATGAGTGGTATGTACCTAAAAGACTTCAGAGATACAGCATAGAGCCATAA
- a CDS encoding tRNA1(Val) (adenine(37)-N6)-methyltransferase, with protein sequence MLTLDSIRDIQIYQNKNGYRFSVDALLIFSFINLTRVKKIADLGTGSGIIGILLAKKYPDAKVALIEIQKSLARLAEKNVALNKLQERVKVIRADLKELSKTHLFTHLPIVPFTDFDLVVSNPPFRKVKTGRLSIGNEKAIARHEIKLSLKDLMNTSSTLLRHHGRLCIIHLPERLTEIIDAMRENNLEPKRMRFIHSNVSTEAKMVLIEAVKGGSPGLKTERPFFIYNENSEFTDEMKDIYNK encoded by the coding sequence ATGCTCACCCTTGATAGCATAAGAGACATACAGATATATCAAAACAAAAATGGGTATCGTTTTTCAGTAGATGCACTCCTTATCTTCTCATTTATTAATCTGACAAGGGTTAAAAAAATTGCTGATTTAGGCACAGGCTCGGGGATCATCGGCATACTCCTTGCCAAAAAATATCCTGATGCTAAAGTTGCATTAATCGAAATACAAAAAAGTCTTGCAAGACTTGCAGAGAAAAATGTTGCCTTAAATAAACTTCAAGAGAGGGTAAAAGTTATTCGAGCAGATTTAAAAGAGTTATCAAAAACCCATCTATTCACCCATTTACCCATTGTCCCATTCACTGATTTTGACCTTGTTGTCTCAAACCCTCCGTTTAGAAAGGTAAAGACAGGCCGCCTGAGCATTGGTAATGAAAAAGCAATAGCAAGACATGAAATCAAACTATCACTGAAAGATCTGATGAACACATCATCAACCCTATTAAGACATCACGGGAGGCTTTGCATCATACATCTACCCGAGAGGCTGACAGAGATAATAGATGCCATGAGGGAAAACAATTTAGAACCTAAACGTATGCGATTCATCCATTCCAATGTTTCCACTGAAGCTAAAATGGTATTAATAGAAGCAGTCAAAGGAGGAAGTCCAGGGCTGAAAACAGAAAGACCCTTTTTCATTTATAATGAAAATAGTGAGTTCACAGATGAAATGAAAGATATTTATAACAAATGA
- the ispG gene encoding flavodoxin-dependent (E)-4-hydroxy-3-methylbut-2-enyl-diphosphate synthase, translated as MINRKKTRQIYVGDVAIGGGNPISVQSMTKTDTRDVDATVRQITLLKSIGCEIIRLAVPDMQAAIAIGKIKSQLAGHSIPIIADIHFDWRLALEAINQGVDGLRLNPGNIGAKWKVREIVNSAKEKNIPIRIGVNAGSLEKDLLEKYTHPTTEALIESAERHIRILEDLNFYNIKVSLKASSVIKTVEAYRLFSDRFDYPLHIGISEAGPPMSGTIKSAVGLGILLAEGIGDTMRVSLTAEPEEEVRVAYEILKSLGIRKRGPELISCPTCGRCQVDMRPLAQKVEDILKNIDKPISVAVMGCIVNGPGEAREADIGIASSKGMGLVFKKGKVIKKVKEEELLKTLNDLINEA; from the coding sequence ATGATCAATAGGAAAAAGACCCGACAGATATATGTAGGTGATGTAGCAATAGGCGGAGGGAATCCAATCTCTGTGCAATCAATGACAAAGACAGACACAAGGGATGTAGATGCAACAGTAAGGCAAATAACATTGCTTAAGTCCATTGGCTGCGAAATCATAAGGCTTGCTGTGCCTGATATGCAAGCAGCAATAGCCATTGGAAAGATTAAATCTCAACTCGCTGGACATTCAATACCAATTATTGCTGACATACACTTTGATTGGAGATTAGCACTTGAGGCGATTAATCAGGGAGTTGATGGATTAAGACTCAATCCCGGGAATATTGGTGCAAAATGGAAGGTAAGAGAAATTGTCAACAGTGCTAAAGAAAAAAACATCCCCATAAGAATAGGTGTGAATGCAGGCTCACTCGAGAAAGACTTGCTCGAAAAATATACTCACCCTACCACGGAGGCACTCATTGAAAGTGCAGAAAGACACATCAGGATTCTGGAAGATCTAAATTTTTATAACATTAAGGTGTCGCTCAAGGCATCGAGTGTAATAAAGACTGTAGAGGCATATAGATTATTTTCTGATAGATTTGATTATCCGCTGCACATTGGCATCTCAGAGGCTGGTCCTCCTATGAGCGGCACCATAAAGAGTGCTGTTGGGCTTGGAATACTCCTCGCTGAAGGCATCGGAGATACTATGAGGGTTTCTCTTACCGCAGAACCAGAGGAAGAGGTAAGGGTTGCTTATGAAATATTGAAGTCTCTTGGGATAAGGAAAAGAGGACCTGAGTTAATCTCATGCCCTACGTGCGGAAGGTGTCAGGTTGACATGAGACCCCTCGCTCAAAAAGTCGAGGACATCCTTAAAAATATAGATAAGCCAATAAGCGTGGCAGTCATGGGCTGCATTGTAAATGGTCCCGGCGAGGCAAGAGAAGCAGACATTGGCATTGCAAGCAGTAAAGGCATGGGACTTGTATTTAAAAAAGGCAAGGTAATAAAAAAGGTAAAAGAAGAGGAGTTGCTCAAAACTCTTAATGATTTAATCAACGAGGCATAA
- the mltG gene encoding endolytic transglycosylase MltG — MKNNVKLITIAISLLFLSYIGIQLFVPSNKGGKQIEIEIPEGATYKQAIDILAKNNLIRDKNLFMIAGRIARLDRKIRAGYYVFWGNMSPFEVLKKLKSGKIIEYEVTIVEGDSLLEISKKLAYNKIMPSDTFNSLIKDKGLLNSLNIEAPSLEGYLFPQTYKFAKGAKPVAVLKLMVNKMRDEFNSELKSRAKELGWSENQVLTLASIIEREAKIDEERPLISAVYHNRIKKGMPLQADPTAIYGVKSNKYKITKKDLRKKTDYNTYVIKGLPPGPIASPGIKSIIAALYPAKVPYLYFVAKNDGTHYFSKTLIEHNAAIKRLKTQRLKVQNSKLKGSDTLALSEG, encoded by the coding sequence ATGAAGAACAATGTCAAACTAATAACCATAGCCATATCACTTCTCTTCCTATCATACATAGGCATACAACTCTTTGTGCCATCAAACAAAGGAGGCAAACAAATAGAAATAGAGATACCGGAGGGTGCCACATACAAACAAGCAATAGATATACTTGCAAAGAATAACCTTATAAGAGACAAAAATCTCTTTATGATTGCTGGGAGAATAGCCCGGCTCGATAGAAAGATAAGGGCGGGTTATTATGTATTTTGGGGGAATATGAGCCCTTTTGAAGTGCTTAAAAAACTAAAAAGCGGTAAGATCATCGAATATGAAGTAACCATAGTCGAAGGTGACAGCCTCCTTGAAATAAGCAAAAAGCTTGCCTATAATAAAATCATGCCTTCCGACACATTTAATTCACTGATAAAAGACAAGGGTCTTTTGAATTCACTCAATATAGAAGCTCCGAGCCTCGAGGGTTATCTCTTCCCCCAGACATATAAATTTGCCAAAGGTGCAAAACCAGTTGCTGTATTGAAACTCATGGTCAATAAAATGAGAGATGAGTTCAACAGTGAGCTAAAGTCCCGTGCAAAAGAGCTTGGATGGAGCGAAAATCAGGTGCTAACACTGGCATCTATTATTGAACGAGAGGCAAAAATCGATGAAGAAAGACCCCTAATATCTGCTGTTTATCATAACAGAATCAAAAAGGGCATGCCGCTCCAGGCAGACCCCACTGCAATATATGGTGTAAAGAGCAACAAGTATAAAATAACTAAAAAAGACCTCAGAAAAAAAACAGACTATAACACATATGTTATAAAGGGACTTCCGCCTGGGCCTATTGCATCGCCGGGCATAAAATCAATCATTGCAGCACTATACCCAGCAAAGGTGCCTTATCTTTATTTTGTAGCAAAAAATGATGGCACACATTACTTCTCAAAGACACTGATAGAGCATAATGCGGCAATAAAAAGACTCAAGACTCAAAGGCTCAAGGTTCAAAATTCAAAACTCAAGGGATCAGACACTTTGGCACTTTCAGAAGGTTAA